The following are from one region of the Sorghum bicolor cultivar BTx623 chromosome 2, Sorghum_bicolor_NCBIv3, whole genome shotgun sequence genome:
- the LOC110432776 gene encoding protein IQ-DOMAIN 14-like, translating to MAAVALIFFPMVPPPSSAPPRLAAPEPVNRLGALAVDRAAEPQQNRGHDVARASATPLLRVLGRRAHVAISRALGATLAAPSPGDRGCDLAPTRPRPRHGHRVKLRPRRAEPRPRDVAYGLTEPGVEPRRVHVLAEPRPRPTTSSPLPGTTAPSPATPPPSRPRRCRQQAPRRRAPSPATPTPSRRAAANREHDVKALRPHQQRPRVLIAKPLPRRARGPSRHLGHRPRPGHAPRQSRPALTLPKPSMPSLPRSPRPW from the coding sequence ATGGCCGCCGTCGCTCTCATCTTCTTCCCCATGGTGCCGCCACCCTCCTCTGCTCCACCTCGGCTCGCCGCCCCGGAGCCCGTGAACCGCCTCGGCGCCCTCGCCGTCGACCGAGCCGCCGAGCCGCAGCAGAACCGCGGCCACGACGTCGCCCGCGCCTCAGCCACGCCCCTGCTCCGAGTCCTAGGCCGACGCGCGCACGTCGCCATCAGCCGCGCCCTCGGTGCCACCCTCGCCGCGCCGAGCCCCGGCGACCGTGGCTGCGACCTCGCCCCGACGCGTCCCCGTCCTCGCCATGGTCACCGCGTCAAGCTTCGCCCTCGCCGCGCCGAGCCCCGACCCCGCGACGTCGCCTACGGCCTCACCGAGCCCGGCGTCGAGCCTCGACGCGTCCACGTCCTCGCTGAGCCACGGCCTCGCCCGACAACGTCGAGCCCGCTGCCCGGAACAACGGCGCCCTCGCCCGCGACCCCGCCACCGAGCCGACCGCGCCGGTGTCGACAGCAAGCCCCGCGACGCCGTGCGCCCTCGCCCGCGACCCCGACACCAAGCCGCCGAGCAGCAGCGAACCGCGAGCACGACGTCAAGGCCCTGCGACCACACCAGCAGCGACCCCGGGTCCTCATCGCCAAGCCCCTGCCGCGCCGAGCTCGTGGTCCAAGCCGGCACCTTGGGCACCGACCTCGCCCCGGCCACGCACCGAGACAGAGCCGCCCAGCACTGACGCTGCCGAAGCCCTCGATGCCGAGCTTGCCGCGGTCACCACGCCCATGGTGA